One Nostoc punctiforme PCC 73102 DNA window includes the following coding sequences:
- a CDS encoding Uma2 family endonuclease, with the protein MVATPNSSYISPEDYLKGEETSPIKHEYRQGQVYAMAGASNAHVIISLNIASMLRNHLRGSGCQAYISDTKVHIESINVYYYPDVTVSCDQRDRAFNNFLRYPCLIVEVLSPTTEAFDRGDKFADYRQMESLQEYVLISQTRLNVECFRRNPESQWVLYPYGKEDIIHLASVDFRCAVADFYEDVTFESL; encoded by the coding sequence ATGGTTGCAACTCCAAATTCTAGCTATATTTCTCCAGAAGATTATCTCAAAGGAGAAGAAACTAGTCCTATAAAGCATGAATATAGACAGGGACAGGTTTATGCAATGGCAGGAGCAAGTAATGCTCATGTCATTATTTCTCTTAATATTGCTTCAATGCTAAGAAATCATTTGCGCGGGAGTGGTTGTCAGGCTTATATCTCAGACACTAAAGTACATATTGAGTCGATTAATGTCTATTACTATCCCGATGTTACAGTAAGTTGTGACCAACGAGATAGAGCTTTTAACAACTTTCTGCGTTATCCCTGCTTAATTGTAGAAGTACTATCTCCGACAACAGAAGCCTTTGACCGAGGTGATAAATTTGCTGACTACCGACAGATGGAATCACTTCAGGAATATGTACTTATAAGTCAAACTCGATTAAATGTTGAGTGTTTTCGCCGTAACCCAGAGAGCCAATGGGTACTTTATCCTTATGGAAAAGAAGATATAATTCATCTGGCAAGTGTGGATTTTCGGTGTGCTGTTGCAGATTTCTATGAGGATGTTACTTTTGAATCGCTGTAA
- the rsmD gene encoding 16S rRNA (guanine(966)-N(2))-methyltransferase RsmD — MSLRIYGNRQLKTLPGKETRPTSARVREAVFNIWQGEIAGCRWLDLCAGTGSMGAEALCRGASLAVGIEQSSRACATIQQNWQQVANADEQEFRVLRGDITQQLKTLSGKQFDRIYFDPPYASGLFQPVLEAIAHYQLLDPSGEIAVEHASQGWTPPEIPSWEICREKVYGNTSLTFYRIVQ; from the coding sequence ATGAGCCTGAGAATTTACGGTAATCGCCAGCTAAAAACTTTACCAGGAAAAGAAACTAGACCTACCAGTGCGCGGGTAAGAGAGGCAGTCTTTAATATTTGGCAGGGAGAAATTGCAGGTTGTCGCTGGCTAGATTTGTGCGCCGGTACTGGTTCAATGGGCGCAGAGGCTTTGTGTAGAGGAGCTAGCCTAGCAGTGGGAATTGAACAATCCAGCCGAGCCTGTGCCACCATCCAACAAAATTGGCAGCAGGTAGCTAATGCCGACGAGCAAGAATTTCGGGTATTGCGGGGAGATATTACGCAGCAGTTAAAGACTTTATCAGGCAAGCAATTCGATAGAATTTACTTTGATCCACCTTATGCCAGTGGATTGTTCCAACCAGTATTAGAAGCGATCGCTCACTATCAACTTTTAGATCCTAGTGGCGAAATCGCAGTTGAACACGCCTCACAAGGTTGGACACCGCCAGAGATTCCCTCTTGGGAAATTTGCCGCGAGAAGGTTTACGGCAACACATCACTTACTTTCTACAGAATTGTGCAATGA
- a CDS encoding Crp/Fnr family transcriptional regulator, giving the protein MQASLEQLSQITVFAGLETADKVNLQPYTQVQRHRKGEIILHEGDVLPTKLYAVASGEIQVTKIAMTGKETILRILAAGEIFAAPALLGNGISPATVTAESDCEIITIERDALLKAIGQNPEIALRMLMVFNSRIQQLHETVHGLVSERAIVRLAKLIQYFAAESGTELSPQGECLKVKLSYYRMARSSGITYEECVRLIKSLKSVIGYRRGGTIIILDPKKLDAIASGNIDR; this is encoded by the coding sequence ATGCAGGCATCCCTGGAACAACTTTCGCAAATTACTGTGTTTGCAGGTTTAGAAACAGCAGACAAAGTAAATTTGCAACCTTACACTCAGGTGCAACGCCATCGCAAAGGAGAGATTATTCTCCATGAGGGTGATGTCTTACCAACAAAACTCTATGCTGTTGCCAGTGGAGAAATTCAAGTTACCAAAATAGCAATGACGGGGAAAGAAACGATTCTCCGCATCTTAGCGGCTGGGGAAATTTTTGCGGCTCCTGCTTTATTAGGCAATGGAATTTCCCCAGCAACCGTAACTGCTGAATCTGATTGTGAAATTATCACTATAGAGAGAGATGCTTTATTAAAAGCTATTGGACAAAACCCTGAAATTGCATTACGAATGCTGATGGTGTTTAACAGTCGGATTCAGCAATTACATGAGACAGTCCACGGATTAGTTTCTGAAAGAGCTATTGTTCGCCTTGCCAAATTAATTCAATATTTTGCTGCCGAATCAGGAACTGAATTAAGTCCACAAGGCGAGTGTTTAAAGGTCAAATTGTCTTATTATCGCATGGCTCGCAGCAGTGGGATTACTTACGAAGAATGTGTGCGGTTAATTAAAAGTCTCAAGTCAGTAATTGGCTATCGTCGTGGTGGGACGATTATCATACTCGATCCTAAGAAATTAGATGCGATCGCTTCTGGAAATATAGATCGATAA
- the map gene encoding type I methionyl aminopeptidase, giving the protein MNIFSNLLSQATQPTPAKKQRRGIEIKSPREIEIMRKSSAIVATVLKEISELVKPGMTTADLDAHAEKRIREMGATPSFKGYHGFPGSICSSINNEAVHGIPSPKKVIRVGDVLKVDTGAYYQGFHGDSCISIAVGEVTEEAAKLIRVAEEALFKGIEQVKAGVYLLDLAGAIEDHVKANGFSIVEEFTGHGVGRNLHEEPSVFNYRTREMPNVKLRAGMTLAIEPILNAGSRHTRTLSDRWTAVTVDNSLSAQFEHTVLVTDTGYEILTDRSKV; this is encoded by the coding sequence ATGAACATTTTCAGTAACTTACTTTCTCAAGCGACTCAGCCTACACCTGCGAAAAAACAACGCCGAGGAATTGAAATTAAATCGCCGCGTGAAATTGAAATCATGCGGAAATCATCGGCAATTGTGGCAACTGTCTTAAAAGAGATTTCCGAGTTAGTAAAGCCAGGAATGACGACGGCTGATTTGGACGCTCACGCAGAAAAACGCATCCGCGAAATGGGTGCAACACCGAGTTTTAAAGGATATCACGGTTTTCCTGGTTCTATCTGCTCCAGCATTAATAATGAAGCAGTGCATGGCATTCCTAGCCCTAAAAAAGTGATTCGCGTAGGGGATGTATTAAAAGTAGATACTGGCGCTTATTACCAAGGCTTTCATGGTGATTCTTGCATTTCAATTGCTGTCGGTGAAGTGACAGAAGAAGCTGCTAAATTAATTCGCGTAGCAGAAGAAGCTTTATTTAAGGGCATTGAACAAGTAAAGGCTGGTGTATACCTGCTTGACTTAGCTGGAGCAATTGAAGACCATGTGAAAGCTAACGGCTTTAGTATAGTTGAAGAGTTCACTGGACACGGCGTTGGTCGTAACTTGCACGAAGAACCTTCAGTTTTCAACTATCGTACCCGCGAGATGCCAAATGTTAAACTCCGTGCGGGGATGACGCTAGCAATTGAGCCAATTTTAAATGCGGGTTCTAGACACACCCGGACATTATCTGACCGTTGGACAGCAGTCACCGTGGATAATTCTTTATCGGCTCAGTTTGAGCATACAGTGTTAGTTACAGACACGGGTTATGAGATTTTGACTGACCGTTCTAAGGTGTAA
- the petG gene encoding cytochrome b6-f complex subunit V has translation MVEPLLSGIVLGLVFVTLAGLFYAAYKQYKRPNQLGG, from the coding sequence GTGGTTGAACCCCTGCTATCAGGTATTGTCCTTGGTCTAGTTTTCGTCACCCTCGCCGGACTGTTTTACGCTGCCTATAAGCAATACAAGCGCCCCAATCAGTTGGGCGGTTGA
- a CDS encoding c-type cytochrome: MDNQITKPEILIQRIVLLTLAILLSVPLGFFGIQLVQASDPYVKSVLSLTGNPVQGHAIFQINCAGCHGLEADGRVGPSLQAVSKHKSQYGLIHQVISGETPPMPKFQPSTQEMADLLSYLESL, translated from the coding sequence TTGGATAACCAGATTACCAAACCTGAAATTTTGATTCAGCGCATCGTTTTATTGACGCTGGCCATACTGCTATCAGTCCCTTTGGGCTTTTTTGGTATTCAGTTGGTTCAAGCCTCCGATCCTTATGTCAAGAGTGTTTTATCTCTAACAGGAAACCCAGTTCAAGGACACGCGATCTTTCAAATTAACTGTGCTGGTTGTCATGGTTTGGAAGCAGACGGGCGAGTAGGGCCAAGTTTGCAAGCTGTTTCCAAGCATAAGTCTCAATATGGATTGATTCACCAGGTAATCAGTGGTGAAACCCCGCCAATGCCAAAATTCCAGCCTAGCACCCAAGAAATGGCCGATCTTTTGAGCTATTTAGAGTCGTTGTAG
- the hisH gene encoding imidazole glycerol phosphate synthase subunit HisH: MPVIAVVDYEMGNLHSVCKGLEKAGATPNVTYSPKELEQADAIVLPGVGAFDPAVQHLRARGLEQPIKDAIASGKPFLGICLGLQILFESSAEGTQPGLGIIKGKVRRFRPEPDITIPHMGWNQLEMTQAKSILWEHLPSDPWVYFVHSYYVDPIDPLIRAATITHGTQTVTAAIAHENLMAVQFHPEKSSNIGLQILSNFVAQVREKIPA, translated from the coding sequence ATGCCAGTAATTGCGGTCGTAGACTACGAGATGGGAAATTTGCACTCAGTCTGTAAAGGGTTGGAAAAAGCTGGGGCAACTCCTAATGTTACTTATTCTCCAAAGGAATTAGAGCAGGCAGATGCAATAGTTCTGCCAGGAGTGGGAGCATTTGATCCAGCAGTACAACACCTGCGAGCGCGTGGTTTGGAACAACCTATTAAAGATGCGATCGCATCTGGTAAACCTTTTTTGGGAATTTGTTTAGGATTGCAAATTCTCTTTGAATCAAGTGCAGAAGGTACCCAACCAGGACTAGGAATTATCAAAGGAAAAGTGCGCCGATTTCGTCCAGAACCTGACATCACTATTCCTCACATGGGTTGGAATCAGCTGGAAATGACTCAGGCAAAAAGTATTTTGTGGGAGCATTTGCCGTCCGATCCTTGGGTATATTTTGTCCATTCTTACTATGTTGACCCAATAGACCCGCTAATCCGTGCAGCAACCATCACCCACGGTACTCAAACCGTCACAGCTGCGATCGCTCACGAAAATCTGATGGCAGTTCAATTTCACCCCGAAAAATCATCTAATATTGGATTGCAAATCTTGTCTAATTTTGTTGCTCAAGTCCGTGAAAAAATTCCTGCCTAA
- a CDS encoding amidase produces MNEVDLAFTPALELAQLIRRREVSPLELVEIYLERIEQLNPQLGSYFTVTAELAIADAKAKTELLTTTSELPPFFGVPISIKDLNAVADVTCTYGNPALLNNIPNYDDGVVTRIKQAGFTILGKTATSELGSFPYSEPTAFPPARNPWNLEYTPGGSSGGAAAAVAAGLCAIAQGSDGGGSIRGPAACCGLVGLKPSRGRVSKAPVGERLAGIAVNGPIARTVADAAAVLDTISGYVTGDPYWLPDPEPSFLAATQTKLGALRIAFDTNISPLGEADANCQQGVRQTVQLLEQLGHHVEQRSPDFSGLVEPFQIVWQAGVAASGLPVEALQPLNRWLFARTGSVAQYLQAVSQMQVVARQIVAFFDTVDVLVLPVYLHSPIRVGEWASLSPEETFQNIIEWIAPCPPANATGQPAIAIPVGFDSKGLPISVQLIGKPAAEATLINLAAQLEAANPWIHHRPAFAISG; encoded by the coding sequence ATGAATGAAGTTGATTTAGCATTTACCCCAGCACTAGAGTTGGCGCAATTAATTCGTCGCCGGGAAGTATCCCCCCTAGAGTTGGTAGAAATATATTTAGAACGGATTGAGCAATTAAATCCCCAATTAGGAAGTTATTTTACGGTGACGGCAGAACTAGCGATCGCAGATGCCAAAGCCAAAACAGAATTATTGACAACTACCTCAGAACTACCGCCATTTTTTGGTGTGCCAATTTCCATTAAAGACCTCAATGCTGTGGCTGATGTTACCTGTACTTATGGAAATCCAGCATTACTCAACAATATCCCTAACTATGATGATGGTGTTGTAACGCGGATTAAGCAAGCTGGGTTTACTATTCTTGGTAAAACAGCCACTTCTGAATTAGGTTCATTTCCATACAGTGAACCTACGGCTTTTCCTCCGGCGAGAAATCCGTGGAATTTAGAATACACCCCTGGCGGTTCCAGTGGTGGCGCAGCGGCAGCAGTAGCAGCAGGATTATGTGCGATCGCTCAAGGTTCTGATGGCGGTGGTTCAATTCGTGGCCCTGCGGCTTGTTGTGGTTTGGTGGGACTCAAACCATCCAGGGGTAGAGTGAGTAAAGCACCCGTAGGCGAACGCCTCGCTGGAATTGCCGTCAACGGCCCCATTGCCCGGACTGTGGCTGATGCTGCTGCCGTATTGGATACTATATCTGGCTATGTCACAGGCGATCCTTACTGGTTGCCAGATCCCGAACCATCATTTCTCGCTGCCACTCAGACAAAATTGGGTGCTTTGCGAATTGCCTTTGATACTAATATTTCTCCTTTGGGAGAAGCTGATGCCAACTGTCAGCAAGGTGTCCGTCAAACAGTCCAGTTATTAGAACAACTCGGCCACCACGTTGAACAGAGATCCCCTGATTTTAGCGGTTTAGTTGAACCATTTCAAATCGTTTGGCAAGCTGGAGTAGCTGCGTCAGGGCTTCCTGTTGAAGCGTTGCAGCCATTAAATCGTTGGCTATTTGCACGTACAGGTTCTGTTGCCCAATACCTCCAAGCGGTTTCTCAAATGCAAGTTGTGGCGCGGCAAATTGTGGCGTTTTTCGATACCGTGGATGTGCTGGTATTGCCAGTTTATCTCCATTCACCTATCCGCGTTGGAGAATGGGCTTCGCTGAGTCCAGAAGAGACATTCCAAAATATTATTGAGTGGATTGCCCCTTGTCCGCCTGCGAATGCAACTGGACAACCTGCGATCGCAATTCCTGTAGGTTTTGATAGTAAGGGTTTACCCATAAGTGTGCAACTAATTGGTAAACCTGCGGCTGAAGCTACCCTCATCAACCTAGCAGCACAATTAGAAGCAGCTAACCCTTGGATTCATCATCGTCCAGCCTTTGCGATATCAGGCTAA
- a CDS encoding DNA-directed RNA polymerase subunit beta'', with translation MTNEKMIFRNRVVDKGQLRNLISWAFTNYGTARTAVMADKLKDLGFRYATKAGVSISVDDLMIPPTKRLLLEAAEEEIRATETRYQRGEITEVERFQKVIDTWNGTSEALKDEVVVHFKKTNPLNSVYMMAFSGARGNISQVRQLVGMRGLMADPQGEIIDLPIKTNFREGLTVTEYIISSYGARKGLVDTALRTADSGYLTRRLVDVSQDVIIREFDCGTTRGLTIGPMTEGAKTLIPLATRLMGRVIGEDVVHPVTKELIAARNSPIPEDLAKKIEKSGVGEVVVRSPLTCEAARSVCQHCYGWSLAHAKMVDLGEAVGIIAAQSIGEPGTQLTMRTFHTGGVFTGEVAQQVRSKIDGTVKLPRKLKTRTYRTRHGEDALYVEANGIMLLEPTKVGDVTPENQEVHLTQGSTLYVFDGNKVKQGQLLAEVALGGRTTRTNTEKAVKDVASDLAGEVQFAEVVPEQKTDRQGNTTTTAARGGLIWILSGEVYNLPPGAELVVKNGDAIAANGVLAETKLASLHGGVVRLPEATPGKSTREIEIITASVVLDQATVTVQSSQGRNNYLVSTGNNQVFNLRATPGTKVQNGQVVAELIDDRYRTTTGGFLKFAGVEVQKKGKAKLGYEVVQGGTLLWIPEESHEVNKDISLLLVEDGQFVEAGTEVVKDIFCQNSGVVEVTQKNDILREVVVKPGELLMVDDPESVIGRDNTFIQPGEEFQGNVATELRYIQYVETPEGPALLSRPVVEFAVPDNPDVPSTTSVSQQTGRSIQLRAVQRLPYKDSERVKSVEGVELLRTQLVLEIEQEGEQDHNASPLAADIELVEDTENPEVQRLQLVILESLVIRRDITADATQGSTQTTLEVYDGLTIAPGSVVARTQILCKEGGEVRGVRKGTENVRRCLVLRDVDRLTINTSTQPKVKVGDLLVEGTEVAPGVFAPESGQVVDIKNAAAASGGESALSTKNYVITTRIGRPYRVSPGAVLQIEDGDLVQRGDNLVLLVFERAKTGDIIQGLPRIEELLEARKPKEACILCRRGGEVKVVYAESGDEAIAIKVVESNGVVTDYPLGPGQNLIVPDGSIVLAGQPLTDGPSNPHEILEIFFSLGSEDGIYACASLALQKVQTFLVNEVQMVYQSQGIDISDKHIEVIVRQMTNKVRIDDGGDTTMLPGELVELRQVEQVNEAMAITGGARAQYTPVLLGITKASLNTDSFISAASFQETTRVLTEAAIEGKSDWLRGLKENVIIGRLIPAGTGYNTYEEPGAIDDYAAEISSSVLDEVDDPLDMVLDDRTARTYNLDSPTLGESGFGSRRAERSVLDDEDELIADEVVDDDDFEEEEEDDEDDFDDE, from the coding sequence ACGGGGAGAAATCACTGAAGTAGAACGCTTTCAAAAGGTAATCGATACTTGGAATGGTACCAGTGAAGCTTTGAAAGATGAAGTAGTCGTTCACTTCAAGAAGACTAATCCCCTAAACTCCGTATACATGATGGCGTTCTCCGGGGCACGGGGTAACATCTCACAAGTCCGGCAGTTGGTGGGGATGCGGGGACTGATGGCAGATCCTCAAGGGGAAATTATCGATTTACCTATCAAAACCAACTTCCGTGAAGGGTTAACTGTGACGGAATACATTATTTCGTCTTACGGTGCCAGAAAAGGATTGGTGGATACTGCCTTACGGACGGCTGACTCTGGTTATCTCACCCGCCGATTGGTGGACGTTTCCCAGGATGTAATTATTCGGGAATTTGACTGTGGCACTACCAGAGGTCTTACCATTGGACCAATGACAGAAGGTGCTAAAACCTTGATTCCTCTAGCAACCCGCTTGATGGGACGGGTAATTGGCGAAGATGTGGTGCATCCAGTCACAAAAGAATTGATTGCAGCACGCAATTCGCCAATTCCTGAAGACTTGGCGAAGAAAATTGAAAAGTCTGGGGTGGGAGAAGTTGTGGTGCGATCGCCCCTAACTTGTGAAGCCGCACGTTCTGTCTGTCAACACTGCTACGGCTGGAGTTTGGCACACGCCAAGATGGTGGATTTGGGCGAAGCTGTAGGGATTATTGCTGCCCAAAGTATCGGCGAACCTGGTACTCAGTTAACCATGCGGACATTCCACACTGGTGGGGTGTTTACTGGAGAAGTGGCACAACAAGTTCGTTCCAAAATTGATGGGACTGTCAAACTTCCCCGCAAACTGAAAACCAGAACATATCGTACCCGCCACGGGGAAGATGCCCTCTATGTTGAAGCTAATGGCATCATGCTTTTGGAGCCAACAAAAGTAGGTGATGTTACTCCAGAGAACCAAGAGGTTCATCTTACCCAAGGTTCAACACTATATGTATTTGATGGAAATAAGGTAAAACAAGGTCAGTTGTTGGCAGAGGTTGCCCTTGGTGGACGTACAACTCGGACTAATACAGAAAAAGCAGTTAAAGATGTCGCCTCTGACTTAGCAGGGGAAGTGCAATTTGCCGAAGTTGTTCCAGAACAAAAAACTGACCGTCAAGGTAATACCACAACTACAGCCGCACGCGGTGGTTTGATTTGGATTTTGTCTGGGGAAGTTTACAACTTGCCACCTGGGGCAGAATTGGTGGTGAAAAATGGTGATGCGATCGCTGCTAATGGAGTTTTAGCAGAAACCAAATTAGCCAGTTTACACGGCGGTGTGGTGCGCTTGCCAGAAGCTACCCCAGGTAAGAGTACCAGGGAAATTGAGATTATCACTGCTTCTGTGGTTTTAGACCAAGCAACCGTGACAGTCCAAAGTTCTCAAGGTCGTAATAACTACTTAGTATCTACTGGCAACAACCAGGTATTTAACCTCCGGGCTACACCGGGCACAAAAGTGCAAAATGGTCAAGTAGTAGCTGAGTTAATTGATGACCGCTATCGCACAACCACTGGTGGATTCCTGAAATTTGCTGGTGTAGAAGTCCAGAAAAAAGGCAAAGCCAAGCTGGGCTATGAAGTCGTGCAGGGCGGTACCTTGTTGTGGATTCCTGAAGAAAGCCACGAAGTTAATAAAGATATCTCCTTGCTGTTGGTAGAAGACGGTCAGTTTGTCGAAGCTGGCACCGAAGTCGTGAAAGATATCTTCTGCCAAAACAGTGGTGTGGTAGAAGTGACCCAGAAAAACGACATCCTGCGGGAAGTCGTGGTGAAGCCAGGGGAACTGCTGATGGTTGACGATCCAGAATCAGTCATCGGGAGAGATAACACCTTCATCCAACCTGGTGAGGAATTCCAAGGTAATGTCGCCACGGAATTACGTTATATCCAGTATGTGGAAACACCAGAAGGTCCTGCCCTGTTGAGTCGTCCAGTAGTCGAGTTTGCTGTACCAGATAATCCCGACGTGCCATCTACTACATCGGTAAGTCAACAAACCGGGCGATCGATTCAATTAAGAGCGGTACAGAGACTACCTTACAAAGATTCAGAACGTGTCAAATCTGTTGAAGGTGTAGAACTACTGCGAACCCAGCTAGTGCTAGAAATTGAGCAAGAGGGCGAACAAGACCATAATGCTTCTCCACTAGCAGCAGATATTGAATTAGTAGAGGATACTGAAAATCCAGAAGTTCAACGTTTACAACTGGTAATTTTGGAATCCTTGGTAATTCGTCGAGACATTACCGCCGATGCCACCCAAGGTAGCACCCAGACCACACTTGAGGTATACGATGGGTTAACCATCGCCCCAGGTTCTGTAGTCGCACGTACCCAAATCTTGTGTAAAGAAGGTGGGGAAGTACGAGGCGTCCGCAAAGGAACCGAAAACGTGCGTCGCTGCTTAGTGTTGCGCGACGTTGACAGGCTCACCATTAATACTAGTACTCAGCCAAAAGTGAAAGTGGGTGACTTGCTAGTAGAAGGTACAGAAGTTGCTCCTGGAGTTTTTGCCCCAGAATCAGGACAGGTAGTAGATATTAAAAATGCCGCTGCTGCATCTGGTGGAGAATCAGCTCTGAGTACTAAAAACTACGTTATTACTACCCGCATTGGTCGTCCTTATCGAGTCAGCCCTGGTGCTGTGTTGCAGATAGAAGACGGCGATTTGGTACAACGGGGTGATAACTTGGTGTTGCTGGTGTTTGAACGCGCCAAAACCGGAGATATCATTCAAGGTTTGCCCCGGATTGAGGAACTACTTGAAGCTCGTAAACCGAAAGAAGCCTGTATTTTATGTCGTCGGGGCGGAGAAGTTAAGGTAGTTTACGCTGAAAGTGGTGATGAAGCGATCGCTATTAAGGTCGTAGAATCAAATGGCGTGGTGACAGATTATCCTCTGGGCCCTGGACAGAACTTGATTGTGCCAGATGGATCAATAGTATTAGCGGGACAACCCTTAACTGATGGTCCATCGAATCCCCACGAAATTTTGGAAATCTTCTTTAGCCTTGGTTCCGAAGACGGAATCTATGCTTGTGCTAGCCTTGCCTTGCAGAAGGTACAGACATTCTTAGTGAATGAAGTGCAAATGGTGTATCAGTCTCAAGGGATTGATATTTCCGATAAGCACATTGAAGTAATTGTTCGCCAGATGACCAACAAGGTCAGGATTGATGATGGTGGTGACACCACCATGCTCCCCGGCGAATTGGTAGAACTGCGCCAAGTTGAGCAGGTGAACGAAGCTATGGCAATTACAGGCGGTGCGAGGGCACAGTATACCCCAGTATTGTTAGGTATCACCAAAGCATCGTTGAACACTGACAGCTTCATTTCAGCAGCATCCTTCCAAGAGACAACACGGGTACTTACCGAAGCAGCTATTGAAGGTAAATCTGACTGGCTGCGCGGGTTAAAGGAAAACGTGATTATCGGCCGATTGATTCCGGCTGGTACTGGGTACAATACCTATGAAGAACCCGGTGCGATCGATGATTATGCTGCTGAGATTAGCAGTAGTGTCTTGGATGAAGTTGATGATCCTCTGGATATGGTCTTAGATGACCGCACAGCTCGTACCTATAATTTAGATTCTCCGACTCTTGGGGAATCTGGTTTTGGTAGCAGACGTGCAGAGAGGTCAGTTCTAGATGATGAAGATGAATTAATCGCCGATGAAGTCGTAGACGACGACGATTTCGAGGAAGAAGAGGAAGACGACGAGGATGATTTCGACGACGAATAG
- a CDS encoding DUF3370 domain-containing protein, protein MLPLLLIFPIAQSTPATPPPEEVVQTQEVRPLPGQLDTVPTFNSNSPELVLQEGILLSTFPPDGKKVPTAHLNFPFRGRFDIFAHHVARAEPSENLRSLYLGIILHNPSSEAVKVNIWQAASYLSQPDAPFIQLPSFSQNPLGTIFAGPGDRVMSDVLRGRRQEIFPAQIEIPAKQSRMLLNLPIPVQGLTPPLNGRSTLIRLQSNGTVYAASLAMFARVNPDGSERSPTLEEWQNLLDNGDLAGSRDKAPTPLEETGKPRIYGRVAGVASGSRWRALLVDNPKARYLTIPQPGQVFSYALSTLHGGTLGTGQIQSATMLVRYPDTAYRAHGNYGIQYNLKLPLYNNTQSPQTVSVSIQTPLKENQLVKPGLRFLSTPAREVFFRGTVRVRYKDEQNQPQTQFVHLVQKRGQPGEPLVSLNMKAGDRSLVEVDFLYPPDATPPQVLTVSTQAESR, encoded by the coding sequence ATGTTGCCATTGTTACTAATTTTCCCAATTGCTCAATCAACTCCTGCGACACCACCACCTGAAGAAGTCGTACAAACACAAGAAGTACGTCCTTTACCAGGTCAATTGGATACAGTGCCAACTTTTAACAGTAATAGTCCAGAATTGGTGTTGCAAGAAGGAATTTTACTCTCCACTTTTCCACCAGATGGCAAAAAAGTGCCAACAGCGCATCTGAATTTTCCCTTTCGGGGACGATTTGATATTTTTGCCCATCACGTTGCTAGGGCTGAACCATCAGAGAATTTGCGCTCGCTCTATTTAGGGATAATTTTGCACAACCCTAGTTCGGAAGCAGTAAAGGTGAATATTTGGCAAGCGGCGAGTTATTTGAGTCAACCGGATGCACCATTTATTCAATTACCATCTTTTAGCCAAAATCCTTTAGGGACAATTTTTGCTGGCCCAGGCGATCGCGTCATGTCTGATGTACTGCGGGGACGACGACAAGAGATTTTCCCTGCCCAAATTGAGATTCCAGCAAAGCAAAGTCGGATGTTACTAAATTTACCAATTCCTGTGCAGGGATTGACACCACCTCTGAATGGTCGTTCGACATTGATCCGATTGCAAAGTAATGGCACCGTCTATGCAGCTAGCCTAGCGATGTTTGCACGGGTGAATCCTGATGGCAGTGAGCGATCGCCTACTTTAGAAGAGTGGCAGAATTTACTAGATAATGGTGATTTGGCTGGGTCACGGGATAAAGCGCCCACTCCCCTAGAGGAAACTGGCAAGCCAAGAATTTATGGGCGTGTTGCTGGAGTGGCCAGTGGTTCACGATGGAGAGCCTTATTAGTAGACAATCCTAAAGCTAGGTATCTAACTATTCCCCAGCCTGGTCAAGTGTTTTCCTACGCCCTGAGTACCCTGCATGGCGGTACATTAGGAACTGGTCAAATTCAAAGTGCTACTATGCTGGTGCGCTATCCTGACACCGCATATCGCGCTCATGGCAACTATGGAATTCAATATAATCTCAAGTTGCCGTTATACAACAATACTCAAAGTCCTCAAACTGTCAGTGTGTCCATACAAACCCCACTGAAGGAGAATCAGTTAGTCAAACCAGGGTTACGCTTTCTGAGTACACCAGCCCGTGAAGTATTCTTCCGAGGGACAGTGCGGGTACGTTACAAAGATGAGCAAAATCAGCCGCAAACTCAGTTTGTGCATTTAGTACAAAAGAGAGGTCAACCAGGAGAACCCTTAGTTTCATTAAATATGAAAGCTGGCGATCGCTCATTAGTAGAAGTAGACTTTCTCTATCCACCAGATGCCACACCACCGCAAGTATTAACAGTGTCAACTCAGGCAGAAAGTCGGTAA